A single region of the Chloroflexota bacterium genome encodes:
- a CDS encoding dihydroorotate dehydrogenase → MVSTGARQGAGAPRAVEPARTAIHGGPTGGSARESVTGGIVAISGAAAAVDLTVDLAPTRGGLVLANPILVASGTFGYGIEYGDVVEVGRLGAICCKGTTLRPRIGNPTPRVSETPGGMLNSIGLQNPGVDAVVERYAPLWATWRTPVIVNIAAESVADYAEIARRLDGVPGVAGIELNISCPNVGRGGLQFAIDESAAGAVTAAVRRATDLPLLVKLSPNVADVRPIARAIAAAGADALTAINTLSGIAVSADRRRPLLGNVFGGLSGPAVKPVALRVVYEVRQVVDIPIVAIGGVTELADVLDFLAVGAVAVQVGTAIFADPALPVRLVGQLAEAAARAGHASYRPFIGTALPAKPGVPSAKGVEYRP, encoded by the coding sequence ATGGTCTCGACGGGCGCTCGCCAGGGAGCCGGGGCCCCGCGAGCGGTGGAACCCGCGCGAACGGCGATCCACGGCGGACCGACCGGGGGGTCCGCCCGCGAGTCCGTGACTGGCGGCATCGTGGCCATCTCCGGTGCGGCCGCCGCCGTGGATCTCACCGTGGATCTCGCGCCCACGCGCGGCGGACTCGTCCTCGCCAACCCGATCCTCGTCGCCTCGGGCACGTTCGGCTACGGGATCGAGTACGGCGACGTGGTCGAGGTCGGTCGGCTCGGAGCGATCTGCTGCAAGGGGACGACGCTGAGGCCGCGGATCGGCAATCCGACGCCGCGGGTGAGCGAGACGCCCGGCGGGATGCTCAACTCGATCGGGCTCCAGAACCCGGGGGTGGACGCGGTCGTGGAGCGGTACGCTCCGCTCTGGGCCACCTGGCGGACGCCGGTGATCGTGAACATCGCCGCCGAATCCGTCGCGGACTACGCCGAGATCGCTCGGAGGCTCGACGGCGTGCCCGGCGTCGCCGGCATCGAGTTGAACATCAGCTGCCCGAATGTCGGGCGGGGCGGGCTGCAGTTCGCCATCGACGAGAGCGCCGCCGGCGCGGTGACCGCCGCCGTCCGCCGGGCGACGGACCTGCCGCTCCTCGTCAAGCTGTCGCCGAACGTCGCGGACGTCCGACCGATCGCTCGGGCGATCGCAGCCGCCGGCGCCGATGCGCTCACCGCGATCAACACCCTGTCCGGCATCGCGGTCTCAGCGGACCGCCGCCGGCCGCTCCTTGGCAACGTGTTCGGCGGGCTGAGCGGTCCGGCCGTGAAGCCCGTCGCCCTCAGGGTCGTCTACGAGGTCCGCCAGGTCGTCGACATCCCGATCGTCGCCATCGGCGGCGTGACCGAGCTCGCCGACGTCCTCGACTTCCTTGCCGTCGGGGCGGTGGCGGTCCAGGTGGGCACGGCGATCTTCGCCGATCCGGCCCTGCCGGTCCGCCTCGTCGGCCAGCTCGCCGAAGCAGCCGCCCGGGCCGGTCACGCCTCGTATCGCCCGTTCATCGGGACGGCCCTGCCGGCGAAGCCCGGGGTCCCGTCCGCGAAGGGTGTCGAGTACCGGCCGTGA
- a CDS encoding orotate phosphoribosyltransferase, which translates to MTTIRRTVDLAARAAIGARTEALFRRSGALTDGHFQLRSGRHSDRYLEKFLVLQDPTATSELCGFWAARARDGGGGSTIDLVAGPTTGGVILAFETARQLGVRGIFAEEVTGSDGAKRREFRRGFRIAPGERVLLVDDILTTGGSLLAMLPAVEAFGGEIVGCQVLADRSGGLSTLISPLSGRSYPLEALWTLDVPTYEPGPATCPRCAEGLPLHAPGSTGTGIGTGTGAAAREGAGETGGGR; encoded by the coding sequence ATGACCACCATCCGGCGAACGGTGGACCTCGCCGCGCGCGCGGCGATCGGCGCCCGGACGGAGGCCCTCTTCCGCCGGTCCGGGGCCCTGACGGACGGCCATTTCCAGCTCAGGAGCGGGCGCCATTCGGACCGCTATCTCGAGAAGTTCCTCGTCCTCCAGGATCCGACGGCGACGAGCGAGCTGTGTGGATTCTGGGCGGCCCGGGCCCGCGACGGCGGGGGCGGATCGACCATCGACCTCGTCGCCGGACCGACGACCGGTGGGGTGATCCTCGCCTTCGAGACGGCCCGCCAGCTCGGCGTCCGCGGCATCTTCGCCGAGGAGGTGACCGGATCGGATGGAGCGAAGCGGCGCGAGTTCCGGCGCGGGTTCCGCATCGCGCCCGGCGAGCGGGTCCTCCTCGTCGATGACATCCTCACCACCGGCGGCTCGCTCCTCGCGATGCTTCCGGCGGTGGAGGCGTTCGGCGGCGAGATCGTCGGCTGCCAGGTCCTCGCCGACCGGAGCGGCGGCCTGTCCACGCTCATCTCGCCGCTTAGCGGCCGGAGCTACCCCCTCGAGGCACTCTGGACGCTCGACGTCCCGACCTACGAGCCGGGTCCCGCGACGTGTCCGAGGTGCGCCGAGGGGTTGCCGCTCCACGCTCCCGGGAGCACGGGCACAGGCATCGGCACCGGCACCGGCGCTGCCGCTCGCGAGGGCGCTGGCGAGACCGGAGGCGGTCGATGA